Genomic segment of Mangifera indica cultivar Alphonso unplaced genomic scaffold, CATAS_Mindica_2.1 Un_0115, whole genome shotgun sequence:
ctattagatataattgtatattatgtCAACACCATTTTTTACGATTTTGAAGATACTATGCATCCCTCCAACGACACtctgatgatattgtttattaaatcacacgaactcaaactcaagttaaatataatagttttgatctaaatttaagttagtttaacctagtttgaattgaatttattattgaataataataagttGACTGTAGAAATTCACTTATTTGGATAAGATTTAGGCTAGTTCTTGCGTGCAAGAGGTCAACCAATTGTCTCACCCTTTACAAGCCTAGAAAATAAAACcgtttataaaattactaaaaacccGTGTATTTGAATAACTTGAGATTCAAGCCTTCCAAAAATAGAACTATGATCCTATTTTATTCATGTTCTATTTCACATAATTGGTCTGAATGGATGTTATTTAACCTTTAATactctattatatattgattgtCATTTCTCCAAAACCTAACGTAGTGTTTTCGTTGTTAAGTAAAGTTTAAGAATTGTAAGCCGGTCATTGCAATCAATTGGATTTAAGTAACTTATATACTCTGTTTGACCTTAATAATGTTGTACACATGTGAATCGACGAAAGGGTTTTGGACAAATGAATGATGGGTTCATGTTTGCAAGTTTTTGATTTGGATTCAAGGCTGTTGGCATTCAGATAATGTTTCAGTCCCAATGAATGTGTTTTAGCACAAGACAAGTGAGTTTGTAAGATGTATAATCCTTAGGAGTGTATTtagtttgtgtaattttttattactaaaaataaaatataactagATAGATTCATTacttaaaaacattaattaaatataaatatttattgtgtttagttggatgtaataaaataatattaaaatatttttttacttaacaaacatttaatataattatttaaaaatattatttatattatttgttatattaattaaaaaaaaaggatatttttgtttttaaaaattataagaaatgatcaaattttagtaaaattaaaattattttgataatattttaatacttaaagtggagttgatatatcttttatattacttattatatcactaaaaatatattattaaggtaatctATCATTAccataaatcaaacaaacactaaaagtaaattaattcCCCACCCAAGGCTTTGGAGAATTACTAAATTGTCACTATTACCCCTATAATAGGTAATCAACTATTTGATTGGATTTATTAGTTGGAATCACATTAGAAAAGTATAATCTTATTGGATTCGATCatataacatattttttcttctgattATAAGTGTTGTTTGATGTAACTGACAGGTTAAAATCTCAATCCAAATACAATTTTGACCAAATTATATCTCTCTTATTATGACTGAGGCTAAAAAGGTGTTATTTTGACCATACCACACATTTCCAAATTTGATTTTGCTTGCATTGCTCCTAAAATTGTAAAGTGAAAATTCAAAGATTGAAAACTTGTAGATTTCCTAAACCTTGGGTTAAATTTATTCTTTCACAAACCAAGGAGTTAAACCACTGTTATTTGTTGATTCATGTACTTGTAGacggattttattttatttttggccgACTGTCTGTTTTTTGCCCAAGATTTAATATAAACTCAATTTTGTATCagttaactataaaaaatttaaatatttatttatctgttaaactttattattattatcaagataaaattgttatttatcaaaatatttaaaaaaattaaaaatttattatattttctctctaaatttaaaaatctaataattttttcttctatccaaagtttaaaaaatcagtattttctcttagggttttttcAGTCACCACTACTAACGACCAGAAACAACGACAATGGCATTCTCCCTCTCTTTTGGTTCCCCTCTCAATTCTACTCTATTTTATGACCATTACCGACTAATGAAACCGGCCAATGAAAAGAATAACCATGTCAAAGATGAAGtcatgattcatcttcatcaacgTCTTCATCCCAAACAAAGATGATGCGTTGTCGTCAtctattgatataattattttttttgtcaattgatTTTGTCGGTCAATGATGGTTGAAAATGAAGTAAAATTGAGAGAGAAGCTAGAAAGAAAGGAGAACACCATGGTCTCTAGTTGCCCGCAATGATGATTGAAAAAACTCTAAAGAGAaacacttattttttaaaatttagatgaaaaaaatttgtaaaatttttaaacttaagaaaaaatatgataaaattttaattttttaaaatattttgataaatttttaattttttaaaatattttaataaataataattttattctagtaataataaaatttaataaattaattaatagttaaatttttgACCGTTAAATAAGGGAAAAGTAGAGTTGGCATCAACCTTTGGGTGGAACACActcatttggcctttattttatttttttaacccaagAGGCATTGCCGTACTCAGCCGTCTGTCCCTCAAGGCATCGAATGTTCACAGTTATGACGTAAACAGTCCACAATAAGTGACAGAACATTTGACAATCGGTCGTTTACAAATGGAAGAGTTGTACGGTTTATTTCGtataaaaatcttaattgattggacaaataaattttaaaacagtatttattcaaattaaataatgcatattatttaattagatagaCTCCGtttgaattatgaaaattttcactcTTCAACACCTTGATAAAAAACTTAACCTAAAGCTTTTTGGCCCAGTTCAACACTACCTCGGCCAATCCGATCTAATACCTTAAATGCACTTAAACATCAGCCCAAATGACATCTTTGGACAAGCCAAGCGCCAGGGGACAATCTGTCACTTTAGAACCCTGTACTTTTTTGTAATGTATATTTGTACGGTTATGAAAAGTCCCCTTCTGttcttgaaatatttatttatgtttaagaaagatttgaaaaaaaaaaaaaaaagccaaagaattttgatgtattttcaaaatttatacccataaagtttaaaaaacttaaaattttatctataactcaattgaaattaaaattttttattaaaaacagaaataaaatcactattttgttaataatattaataaaatataaaatttattatttttttctcataagctttaaaaaataataattttactcatatataaagttttctaactttaaaaattcatatttcccaccctaaaccttaaacctttttttttcccctctggAACTTCATCTCAATGAAGAGACAAAAAGATCTGAAGAGGGGAGATTGTCGTGTCTCATCATGCGCCAATCAACATTTTAGAGTGGAGAGGGAGATCGTCAGCACTAGAGACGGTGGCCGAAGGGGTAAaggaaaaaaaccttaggtttagAGAGGTTTGGAAGGGGGAGaattgtgacttttcaaagttacaaaaactttaaataaagatgatgttagtttttaaaacttaagagaaaaatataataaattttatattttttaaatattattaataaaataacgactttattcttatttttaatataaaattttaacgcCAATTGACTTATGGGTgaaactttgagttttttaaactctgTGACTttgaaaacatatcaaaatttgtGTGGAAATAACTCCTTtggccagaaaaaaaaaaaatcataaggtAACCGAAATTTGGGTAAGTGTCTGCTCTCAGAGTCTCAAGATTCACTCATATCTGAGACTAATTCCATTATTGGTTAAGACGGGACGAGGGTTATGGACAACTATTTGACTCCCATTTTGAATCTTTGAATCCAATCGATGGAGAAGttatgcatttaaaattttactttgatgGGATtggattcaatccaaattaagttcaaacaaGATTTAATTCGAAAtgggtttgaatttaaaaatgttagtttAAAATCGGTTTGAGAACATCGAGTTTatgtttgattcagtttaaaaataatttaactttaaattcgatttgaattaattcgaacttgatttattaatgaaaatgagTCCAACACTTTGATTCGAACTTGACTCGTTCATTTTGAATTCAACTTCAAACTGATCAGATTCGATCCAATCCTAGGCACCTAGCAATTTGCCTTGGTAGCTTTTAACAGAAGCTATAGCGGACGCTGGCCGGCGGATGTCCTAATAACGTTACTGATTATGCCTGTCGTGTTTATAGTTGTCCCTTTCACATGCTCAACAATGCCACATGTCCAAATGTCTCTTCTCATTTCTTTGATTATTATGTGTCTTACTCAGTCCAATTCTTCCTACCTACTTACCTTCATATATCCTTTCTTCAATTCATGTTTCTGTGCACACTTGCTCTCTTGAACTGTTAACATTTTGGATTCAGAAATTGGATATTCAGGAGACAATAGTACTAATCAGTTTAAAAGAGATACAAAATGGTTGAAAAGTCTTTTGCCCTTGATGCTGTCATCAAGGAAGCTGTTGATCTGGTATCCATTATTTCATATACAGTATCTATGATTCAGTGGTccatttgattaaaaaaaataaattcggtTCCTGCAGGAAAATGTGCCCATTGAAGAAGTTTTTGAAAACCTGAAATGTACAAGGAATGGTTTGAGCTCAGATGAAGTTAAAGAGCGATTGGAATTATTTGGATACAATAAACTTGAAGAGAAAAAGGTTAGAAGTGCTTTTCTGCTTGCATTTGTTATGTTCTATTTATTGTTTCAGAGGTTTCCACTCATTGAATCTTTCATTTCTTCTACaggaaagtaaaatattaaagttcTTGAGCTTTATGTGGAATCCTCTATCATGGGTAATGGAAGCTGCAGCTATCATGGCTATTGCTCTTGCACATGGAGGAGTAagtctatttatttataatgtgcTATGACAATTTATCATGAGGTCCTTGATTTATTCTAGTTTAATCTTAGAGATGAATCCTTTATTTTGCAGGGAAAAGATCCGGATTATCATGATTTCGTTGGCATATTGGTCTTACTTTTGATAAATTCTACCATCAGTTTTATAGAGGAAAACAATGCAGGCAATGCAGCAGCTGCTCTTATGGCCAGATTGGCCCCAAAAGCCAAGGTCTCAATCATTTTAGATATGTTTTACCTCAGAGCTTCACCAGGCCTGTAgatgttattttgatatatatttttaattagtgacATGACAAACTATTCTTACCAGGTCCTACGTGATGGAAGATGGAGTGAGGAAGATGCAGCAGAGTTGGTTCCAGGAGACATTGTCAGTATTAAACTTGGAGACATTGTTCCAGCTGATGCTCGTCTTCTTGAAGGAGATCCTTTGAAAATTGATCAGGTACTTATTCACTGAGAGTCTGAGACTGTATGCATCAAGTCAATCcataatttaaattctaataGGACATTATGACACCCCTAGGTACGACTAGATATATAGATTGAGAGTTCTTAAATTGTCAAGACACGTTTATATGTCTAAAGTAGACAATATTTTAACTGAATTTGACAATTCCATTCCTGCAGTCAGCTCTTACGGGAGAGTCCCTTCCGGTAACCAAGAATCCTGGTGATGGGGTCTACTCAGGTTCAACCTGCAAACAAGGTGAAATAGAGGCTGTTATTATTGCAACCGGAGTTCACACTTTCTTCGGGAAGGCAGCTCATCTTGTTGAAAGCACTAATCATGTTGGGCATTTTCAGAAGGTTGACAGCAGACCTATTGatataattgcattaaaatatatatgtagaaGCACTacttaatattgttatttgatGGTTCCAGGTTCTAACAGCAATCGGAAACTTCTGTATCTGCTCAATTGCTATTGGAATagttattgaaataattgttatatatggACTTCAAGAGAGGGGATATCGTGTTGGTATAGATAATCTACTTGTCTTGCTAATTGGTGGGATTCCCATAGCAATGCCAACTGTTCTTTCTGTTACCATGGCCATTGGTTCACATCGCTTGTCTCAGCAGGTCTTAAAAATGCAGCCAAATCTAATTTAgttgttattttcatttcatgAGCTAAATCAGTATCGGTCTACATCTTGTGCAGGGTGCAATAACCAAAAGAATGACAGCCATTGAGGAAATGGCTGGAATGGATGTTCTGTGCAGTGATAAAACAGGCACATTGACATTAAACAAGCTTACAGTGGACAAAAATTTGATTGAGGTTATACTCGAGTTGTTTGTAATTTGTCCTGTCCCCAACCCCCTTATTTAGAAGCTCCATCTGATCAGTACTCTGATGTGTTATTTACGATTGCAGGTTTTTGCCAAAGGTGTTGACAAGGACATGGTAGTACTTATGGCTGCAAGAGCGTCGAGGTTAGAGAACCAAGATGCTATTGACGCTGCAATTGTTTCAATGTTGCCAGACCCTAAGGAGGTACAACTGAAGTGCTTATGCATTCAGTCTTATAAACTACTGCCATTGGAATGAGacaataattatgtatttgatGGTCATTTTTAAGGCAAGAACTGGAATTAAAGAAGTTCACTTCCTCCCATTCAATCCAACTGATAAAAGGACTGCACTTACATATATAGATGGTGTTGGCAAAATGCGCAGAGTTAGCAAAGGTGCACCAGAGCAGGTAAAACTCATAGTTTTTATTGTCCTTAAAGTAACTCATGAAAAGTGATCCGCAATTTCTGAgcctttttttataaatacttgCTTAGATTCTCCATCTGGCCCATAACAAATCAGAAATTGAAAGGAAGGTACATGGAATGATTGACAAGTTTGCTGAACGTGGACTTAGATCCCTTGCAGTTGCTCGCCAGGTGATTAACTTTTTTCTAACTACATGGCCTCATGAACAactttctcttatttctttctgAACATTGGCTTTTCTTAAAATCTCCAGGAAGTGCCTGCTGGAACCAAAGACAGTCCCGGTGGCCCCTGGGAATTTGTCGGCCTTCTCCCTCTTTTTGACCCTCCACGCCACGACAGCGCTGAAACGATTAGAAGGGCTCTAGATCTTGGTGTCAGTGTTAAAATGATCACAGGTTTGTATCACTACTAAATATGAAATTTCCGAGAGGCATCAGGTGGTCTATGATTAGGAAGAGCACATAGAGATGTCCTCATTCATTAAATTGCAGGCGATCAACTTGCAATTGCTAAGGAAACAGGAAGAAGGCTTGGAATGGGCACAAACATGTACCCCTCATCATCTCTGCTTGGTGAGAGCAAGGAAGAGGGACATCCAGGGCTTCCCATTGATGAACTCATTGAAAAAGCTGATGGTTTTGCTGGTGTCTTTCCTGGTGAGTTTACTGGTTAAAATATGTACTACATTTCTTATCTCTGATTCCACCTTTTTCACTTGCAGAACACAAGTACGAGATTGTAAATAGATTACAAGCCAGAAAGCACATCTGTGGAATGACCGGTGATGGAGTAAACGATGCTCCAGCTTTAAAGAAAGCTGACATAGGAATCGCTGTGGCAGATTCCACAGATGCCGCCCGTAGTGCTTCTGATATAGTTCTAACAGAACCCGGGTTGAGTGTAATCGTAAGTGCTGTCTTAACAAGTCGTGCCATCTTCCAAAGAATGAAAAACTACACGGTAACCTTGCCATAATTACTATTATATTCAAACTCCTGAATCATGTTATGTATTCAAGACTTAAAATCTaaacttcattttcttccttcaGATCTATGCTGTGTCTATCACCATACGTATTGTGGTAAGCTTCTacttaaaactcaatttctacGTGGAATAGAATTTTAAAGTGCATCCTGCAACATTAGTCACTGCTCATTTTCAATGGTTTTTTCATGACAGCTAGGATTTTTGTTGCTGACTGTCTTCTGGAAGTTCGATTTTCCACCTTTCATGGTTCTTGTCATCGCCATTCTTAATGATGGTTAGCCTTCTCTGGTTCCTATATTCTTCAGGTCAATAGATTTCATAAGACTGACATCGATATGGTCTGCTTGGCTTATTTATAGGTACTATCATGACCATATCCAAAGACAGGGTAAAGCCTTCTCCCCTCCCTGATTGTTGGAAGCTCAGTGAAATTTTTGCAACAGGAATTGTGCTTGGCGGTTACCTAGCTCTTATGACAGTCGTTTTCTTTTGGGCGGCTTATGAAACTAACTTCTTTCCGGTAAATTCCTATCCTTTTCAGTAAATTCATCTCCTTTCTTGTTATCATTCATGTAATGTCATTGTCCAATATCCCAACCCAC
This window contains:
- the LOC123207899 gene encoding plasma membrane ATPase 1-like, which encodes MVEKSFALDAVIKEAVDLENVPIEEVFENLKCTRNGLSSDEVKERLELFGYNKLEEKKESKILKFLSFMWNPLSWVMEAAAIMAIALAHGGGKDPDYHDFVGILVLLLINSTISFIEENNAGNAAAALMARLAPKAKVLRDGRWSEEDAAELVPGDIVSIKLGDIVPADARLLEGDPLKIDQSALTGESLPVTKNPGDGVYSGSTCKQGEIEAVIIATGVHTFFGKAAHLVESTNHVGHFQKVLTAIGNFCICSIAIGIVIEIIVIYGLQERGYRVGIDNLLVLLIGGIPIAMPTVLSVTMAIGSHRLSQQGAITKRMTAIEEMAGMDVLCSDKTGTLTLNKLTVDKNLIEVFAKGVDKDMVVLMAARASRLENQDAIDAAIVSMLPDPKEARTGIKEVHFLPFNPTDKRTALTYIDGVGKMRRVSKGAPEQILHLAHNKSEIERKVHGMIDKFAERGLRSLAVARQEVPAGTKDSPGGPWEFVGLLPLFDPPRHDSAETIRRALDLGVSVKMITGDQLAIAKETGRRLGMGTNMYPSSSLLGESKEEGHPGLPIDELIEKADGFAGVFPEHKYEIVNRLQARKHICGMTGDGVNDAPALKKADIGIAVADSTDAARSASDIVLTEPGLSVIVSAVLTSRAIFQRMKNYTIYAVSITIRIVLGFLLLTVFWKFDFPPFMVLVIAILNDGTIMTISKDRVKPSPLPDCWKLSEIFATGIVLGGYLALMTVVFFWAAYETNFFPKHFHVKSFNRHHFNMSDDKISTELKERMASAVYLQVSTISQALIFVTRSRGWSCTERPGFLLVIAFVIAQLIASLISATATSEFAGIRKIGWGWTGVIWLFNIATYLLLDPIKFAVRYALSGRAWGLIVDKRTAFTNKKDFGMEARAAAWATEQRTLHGLQSSDTRKFTDKISTFGELNLMAEETKRRAEIARMRELHTLKGKVESFAKLRGLDIDAMNQHYTV